A region of the Salvelinus sp. IW2-2015 unplaced genomic scaffold, ASM291031v2 Un_scaffold5586, whole genome shotgun sequence genome:
CCCCCCCCGGTCATCTCCCTGCGACCCAAGAGCTCCATTAACCCAGGGAAAATTACTTACCAGACTTGTATGGAAGCGGGAAGGATATGTGTTGGTCCTGTTCTCTACCCCTGGCCGCAGACAAtaggtctcgctctctctctcctctgtgacacacccaacacacacacacacacacacacacacagcacacacaccacacacaacacacacacacctacacacacaacacacaccacacacacaccaacgacacacacacacaccacacacacacccaccacccacaccaacacacacacacacacacacaccttcaaagTGTCACAGGGCTCTTCACTTCGCCTCTCATCACACCGAGTTCCTATCCTGTGAGTTTGTGTCCATGTGGCCAGTTTGTCAGACTATTTTGATATAGATCGGCTATGTAGTTGGGGATTGGCTGTCTATCAGTACAATCAGATCGCCTCCTGGAGTACATCTGATGACCATCACACAAGCAGCTGGCCCTCCAGCTTTGAATCCACACAACTAGATCAGAACAAGGGACTGCGTCCACAAATGGCCACTTCTATTCCCGGTATATTAGGCCTGGTTCAAACCTAGAGAACACTATAGGGGTTTataggggggggggaaggggtcGCGTGCCATTTGGGAATGGGCATACCAGGTGGGGTGTATATCCTGGAAGTAACCAAAGCCACTGAAAATAAAGGTTCTTCCGGTGTACTGAAAGAGTTGCTTGGGTTATAGCGAACCACTCTCATGAGGAGGCTAGTTATAGTCTGCTGAATTATTCCAAGAGCTCGGGGAGGGTATGACTGGAACGTTCAACAGACGAGCGATTAGGTTGCCATGATCTGGTGCTCATTTCGTATGATCAAACGCCGAGGCGTTCAACGATGCCTCTCTTAGACTGTTTACAAGCTACTCGCTCATTAGACTGTTAAAATTATGACTGAGTGTAAGCTAGATGAGATAAGAAAAGAACCAACTGCAACCAATACGTGATGTTTATGTCTGGGTGATGAAAAGCGACCGATACAGAAAAAGGGTATTTAAGAAGACTCACGATGTTAACGATTGCATATGTTTCGGGTAATTTCTTATGTTTTCAGAGTATCCTATGGGTAGGATGTTGTTCCTTCCTCTTCTTCGTTGTTCATTTAAAGAAATATATTGCATACATAAAACAATAGATAATACGACAATAAGCTAATTAATAATTAAAATTATAACGGATATGATGgcataataataattaaatcgACAATCAACGAGGGAGTGAGAATAATGaacatataatattataataataacaactaATAATATAACGAGATGAAGATGATAATAACATAAGTTAATAAATTCGAATAATAATTTgcctataaataaataaacaaatcacataatcataataataacaatatgatAATAATCTGTTAATAACATATCAATTAAGTGTGGTCAGATAAAATAAGAATAACAGTGATTATGATAAATAtaccaatataataataataataacaaaatatcAATAACAACAAACagttaataataacaataataataacaataattaataacaataataataataacgaatAATATGATgaacaataataaaataacaattttatGATGAAGATAATAAACGAATAACAGTGAGATAAATAACCAAATAATAACGTAATAATGCATAATAACGAGAATAATAAATACGAATACATAAGAAGGAATTTAATAATGGGTGGTGAAGTGAATCAATATATAGATAACTAACGTGAATAATAGAAAAGAGATTATCTGCTCTGATTCTTGGGAGCGCATGCTTAACGAAGGGAGGATTTAGGTGGGACAAATTGTCGAGTAGAGGGAACGGGTTTGGAGATCCTTCAACGGACCTTTGCTAGTCAATGCTTCATGATTTCCGCGACCTTTTCGTTACAGTTGAGGGCATGGTTCTTGGAGGGAACCTTCAATGACCACCCTGTAAGTGGAGGGAGTTGTGGTCCTTGGAGTAGGTGCACGATGCCTGTCGTGTGCTTTAAGATAGATCTTTGGCTACTATTTACCTCCGTGAGACAAAATGTCATGTTGATTGCGCGTGATCTGTTAAGCTGTGATGAATGCGCGTCACCCGATTTTGTTTAAGGTGAGTTAAACACACTGACCGTGTTTGTCAATGCTTCTACTGTATCGTGGCAGAGCTAAACGATAGGATGCTGAGGGACCTTCTTTCTCAAGAGCCTATGCAAATTCCAAAGTTGCGAATAGTTACCACGTTGATGATTACTCAATGGTAAGTCAGCAATGTTAATGTCATTATTTATATTAGAATATGTAACATGCATAAATATTCAAGGACAATTATAATTTGCTGGTGTACAAAACTTAACATgggatgaacaggaatgacatttatcTGCTAACAAGTGACCAAAAAATCTGAAGCCACGCGTCAAATAAGTCATGCCTCTTAACTGATGCCACCTCGACAATATTCTTATTAAACAACGTTTAAAAAAGGAACTGCTCCCGTCACAAAAAGGTTCCGGTTTGAACCTTTACACAGACTTCGTACTGTGACCCTGTGCGCTCAAGAAGGCCATGTATCTcaattataaacacacacagacacacagaaacacaagtaatacaacactgGGAGACTGTACAACACATAGAGACCACAAACTGAGGACAATACACTCTCATACAGTAATACTACACAACTATTAGGTGAATACTACTACACATACATACAACGATACACACTCACTACAGTATTACTACACTCACTACAGCATACTACACTCACTACCAGTATTACTACACTCACAATACAGGCAACTACACTCACTAGAGCAACTAAACTCACTACAGCTATACCAACTCACTACAGTCATACTACACTACACAGTATACTACACTAACCTACAGCATACTATACTCACCACAGTATACTACACTCACTAACAGTATACTAGCACTACTACAGTAACTACACTCACTACAGCATTATACTACGACCACATACAGTTATACTAGCACTAACTAAGTATACCTACACTCATAGTAGCAACTACACACCACTTAGAGCAACTACACTccactacagtatactgcactcACTACAGTATTAACTACATCTCACTACAGGATTATACTACACTCACTAAGACAACTACACTCACTACAGCATACTACACCTCTACTCACAGTGAGATTATAGACTACACTCCACTACAAGCCAAATAGCAGCTCActtacactacagtatactacactcactacagtatactacactcactacagtatactacactcactacagtatactacactcactacagtatactacactcGCACTCACATGGATGCCAAATGTACTAGACAACACAGGGTCAACATAGTAACACACAGTCATACCATTCACTGTGAACACCCAGTACTGCATAAGCCATGCATTWgccatattttattaaagtaccAATCWATTATTTTCTCTTCAAAATACCTTTCAATGCTAGTTTGATAACTTGTTTCAACTCAAACTTTAACTCAAACATSGAGCCAATTGATGGAATTTAATCAAACCTACCACACCAAAGCATGTTTTTATTAACTAGGCCTACTYCCCGCCCATACCCATTCATTCTGAAAACTGAAAGCTTCTAcctgtgtctctttgttaacaacagatggtgcgcaatctctaacgttaaggaagtcttgagttttttctcgcctgagttagaataccttagGATAAACTGCAAACCATACTATTTCCcatgagagttttcatctatatttttcatagctgtctatttaccaccacaaaccgatgctggcactaagaccacactcaacgagctgtatagcgccataagcaaacaagaaaatgcacattcagaggcggtgctcctagtggccggtcattttaatgcagggaaactgaaatccgttttaccacatttttaccagcatgtcccCTGTACAACTAGGGTTGACAGAATTCTAGATCAGCTTTACTCaaaacacagaaatgcatacaaggctctccctctttctacatttggcaaatctgaccataactctatcctacTGTTTCATGTTTACaagtaaaaactcaaacaggaagtaccagtgcgaAGTGGTCCGATAAAGtgaatgctaaactacaggactgtttcacttgtacagactggaatatgttctgggattcatccgataacattcaGGATTTTACCACACCAGTCATCGGCTTCCTTAATAAGTTTATCCCaaccagaagacatggattacagccaacatccgcactgagctaaaggctagagcacCGCTTTCAAGAAGTGGGACACTAATCGGGACACTTATACgaaatcccgctacgacctccgacgaaccatcacactggcaaagtgtcaatacactaagatcaaatcctacagtattacaccagctctggcaCTCGTTGGATATGGCAGGGCTAGCAAACTATcccagattacaaagggaaacccagctgtgagctgcccagtgacacgagcataccagatgAGCTATATGccttctatgttcgcttcgaggcaagcaacactgaaccatgcattagagcaccagctgttcaggacgactgtgtgataacggtCTCCGtaaccgatgtgagcaagacctttaaacaggttaacattcacaaggccgcagggccagacggattaccaagacgtgtactccgagcgtgcactgaccagctggcaagtgtcttcactgacattttgaacctccccctgacccagtctgtaatacctacatgtttcaagcagcccaccatagtccctgtgcccaagaacgccaaggtaacctgtctaaatgactatcgccccaaagcactcacatctgtattcKtgaaatgctttgaaaggttggtcatggctcacatcaacaccttaATCCCACTCACCCGGGACCCAttccaattcacatactgccccaacagatccacagatgacgcaatgtcATTTTTTGTGRCCTTTTTTCACCCCYattttgatcttgtctcatctctgcaaKtccccaacgggctcgggaggcgaaggtcgagtgtcctccgaaacatgtcccgccaaaccgcgcttcttaacacccgcccgcttaaccctaaaaccagccgcaccaatgtgtcggaggaaacaccattcaaccgacgaccaaggtcagcctgcaggcgcccYGCCCMCCACAAAAAGTGMCTAGAGTGCAATGAGTTAAGTAAAGCCCCCCTGACCAAACCCAGACYATGCTGGGCKAATTGTGCGCKGCACTATGYGTACAACAAGGcctcttcccctcaggaggctgaaaatatttgtcatgggccctcagatcctcagttCTACAMctgcaccattgagagtatcttgactggctgcatcaccgcttggtatggtaactgcttggcatccgaccacaaggcgctacagagggttYtgcgtactgcccagtacgtTACTGTGACCGagctccctgctatccaggacctcaataccaggtggtgtcagaggaaggccctaaaaattgtcaaggactcctgccacccaagtcatagactgttctctctgctactgcatggcaagcggtaccgatgcaccaagtctgttACCAACAggtccctgaacagcttctatcccctagCCATGACACTGCTAAACAAGACAGCTAAAtatatagttagttaaatagttaaccaaacagctacctggactatctgcattgaagcTTTTTCCActaacatttttgtctcatcacatacggtatgctgctactgtttattatcagtCACTTAATCCTaggtatatgtacatatctaactAAATTACCTTGTACACCTGCACATAGACTTGGCACTGATACCCCGTGTGTAtactgtgcattcagaaagtattcagacccattcctatttttccacattttgttacgtaacagccttactctaaaatggattaaatataaacattttctcatcaatctacatgtaatatgtctcttatacacatctagatgtgtataagagacctgctccagagtgctcaggacctcagaatgggaagaaggttcaccttccaaccggacaaaacctctaagcacacagccaagacaacgcaggagtgacaacgcaggagtgcctgatgttcttgagtggcccatccagagcccggacttgaacccgatcgaacatctctggagagacctgaaaataMctgtgccaagcttgtagcatcatatccaagacaactcaaggctgtaatctctgccaaaggtgcttcaacaaagtactgagtaaagggtctgaatatttatataaatgtcatatttctgttgtttttttgtacatttgcaaaaatgtacaaaaacctgtttttgttttgtcatcgtgtggtattgtgtgtagattgatgaggggggaaaacaatttaatcaattttagaataaggctgtaacgtaacaaaatgtggaaaaagtcaaggcgtctgaataatttccgaatgcactgtagccaaGTTATCATRACTCATTGTGAATGTATTATTACTTACAGTCTTATTACATCTTTTACTTTTCTATGATTTGTCTATTTTTCTtgttctctgcattgttgggaagagccTTAAGTaggaatttcactgttagtctacacctattgtttaTGAAGCACGTGATGAATAAAAATAGGATTTTATTTGAATYAACCATTTAACTGTATGCTTAATGAGGGAGACACACCCATGGTAAGAGGCCTAGCTTTTGCATGTACTGTATTACATAGATTTCAAATAACGTTAAAGTAGGAAAATGGTAAGGGGGCATTTcattcagtcatttcattcagtcatttttttttcattcagtcatttttattttgggagagagaaatggacagaAAGCTGGAGGAacaacttttttctctccacttGACATACTGCAGTGAAACCAAGTTTATCCAAATGAAACCGGCATTTTGATGGAACCACTACATTACTGCTGTTGACATTTTTGGGGACAATAGGCTTCGTCTTGATGAGAGCAACGctgctctttctctcgctgtaAAAACGTTTGAGCAAAAAATNNNNNNNNNNNNNNNNNNNNNNNNNNNNNNNNNNNNNNNNNccaccacacgcacgcacgccacacacacacacacacacacacacacacaccacacacacacacacacacacacacacaccacacacacacacacacacaacacacacacacacacaccacaccacacacacacacacaattatgatATACTTTAATTCACATGTAAAGGGTATAGGCATATTCTATGCTGTATAGCCTGATAAAAGAGTATAAATTTTCACAAGACAGACCCAGGGCCTACATAAACGCCATGGTTAAAAATATTTTGTTCCTCGACTATAAAAACAGCGTTCTGATTGCCACACGTTTATAGGCTTACAACGGATACGTGATAGTCTATATATAAGGTGTTAGGCATCGGCGTACATAACGTCTGTACAAACGAACATTCTCCACTGTGTTGGTGGATATTAAATGACGGAAGTAAATTGGGTCGCGGCCACAGGTTTTCTGTAACTAGGCCTACTGGACTATATTTTCTATGAGTGCAATGACATGCATTATTTTCATTTGATTTATAAGTTTAAATAATATTTCATTATAATGTTGTTCACGTTGTTATGAAAatattccacttttttttttgtcaggGGCAACACGTTTTGTAGTCAACAAAATTGCCTCTCAATAAAACACCAAGCTAACATATCAATCAAAATACCAAACATGCAGCATGAGTTACAGTCAAGACGTTCAGTAGTTATAGGTCTACCCTACGGTCAGTAGTTATAGGTCTACCGTACGGTCAGTAGTTATATGGTCTACCGTACGGTCAGTAGTTATAGGTCTACCGTAACGGTCAGTAGTTATAGGTCTACCGTACGGTCAGTAGTTATAGTCTACCGTACGGTCAGTAGTTATAGGTCTACCGTAGCGTTGCAACAGGATCGTCGACATTGAATGCAATACAATGTTTAAAGAATTACAAATGGAGCTTTGTTTCTCACCCGAGTTAGATAATTACATCTTGCAGACTGAAATTTGACAGTCCATCGCCACAAGTAGGTCGGCACCAAACCAACCTAGTTGACGATGCTTTTCATTGGCTATGTTGACACTTGTATTAGTAGAATGAatattcagagagacagagggcccCGAAATAGTGGTAGCATTTGCGAGTGTCATTCATATGACGTGAAAACAGCGCAACCCTATGGACATTTTATAAGTCAACAAAAAGCCTCAACTTTGCTTTTACAGGTCTTCACAAACATCATTATTCACAACTATTCTCTTACCTTCAACAATCAACTATAAAGTAATTCATTTACATACTTTCGCCTCGTTTGATTTCTGTGGAGTTTTAAACTAACCGGTCTCTTGATTTCTATAGTTACCACTTTGAAGGACATTCCGTAACCTATAACTAATGTGTAGATTACATTTCGTTAATTGTAGCGTTGTTACTGATACTTTTTCGATTCCAGAATGTCTCAATaggacaaatatacattttcacacagTTGCAATAAGGGAATGTGTAATTTATTAGACAAACAGTCTAAAGTAATCTAATACCcaaatgttaattattttatttccaatGAGTAAATGGTGGATTAAAACATTAGTCTAAACTATATTCACAACAGTAGGTTAGTGATTGTAACCAAAACTATTCTGGTGTTTATAATTAGTCGCATCTTGACGCATGAGCCGAAAGCATTTGTTATTTTAGTTCGATATTTTTTGCCTATTTGTCAGGCCTATTTCGTTATTTCATTgttaatatatttaaatataatatatattattttactcTGCAAAACGAACTTTTCCAATTAATGTGAATTAACAATGACCGTTGGCACATAATTAGCCTGTTTTGCGGTCTCTGTTCAGCTATGtattacattccactccttgccttCCTGTCATTTGTCTTGTGGCAAGGAGTGGAAGTTGGCTCagaagactggtacccaggctagcacAATAATGTCAGAGGACACATTTGTGTTTGTACTTACTGAACGACTTTACCGCAATAACTACAGTTGTATGTTAGCCTATTAGCAACACCACCATCGGAGGAATAAGAATAATGGGTGCGCACTACGAAGAAGAAAAGGAAGATGAAACCTAACATAAAACAACAGCAATTGTTTTTACAGACGAAGAAAAAATATTGTTCAAAGGCCGTCAGGGAAATTGAAGTTGGAATTGTATGCTACACAATTACTTGGTGTTCGACTTCTGATACCTTGAATACATTGGCATCATTTTAATTGCATAGTCACAGAACGAAATTGaatgcaaattattatttttaaaaatgggGGTATAGTCGACAAAACATTCATAGGAATAAATTATTAAATTGTTTCAGGATTTGACAGATTTCTGCTACAAAGGCATAAATGAAAAAACCTGAAAAAGTGTAATCACCACATTCATCACATTATATTTCATGCATTATCATGTGATACGAGACAATTGCAATGATAAGATCACGTGCCATGGGGTTTCAGAGGCTCCTCATGAGACAAGGAAAAAGGTGAGGAACCTGAGAGGTATTTTCTCcacaggattttgttccaacatATTACATTTCTGCACGACCCTAAGCCTCAAGACAttgggcaacacacacacaggttcgaaggaaagtatgctctctctctctctcacacacacaccacacacacacacacacacacacacacacaccacacacacaccaacacacacacacacacacacacacacacaacacacacacacacacacacacacacacacacacacacacattaaatagCATGAAAAGACCTCTAACATTTCAGTTGATTGATCTACCTGGTACCTGGTATACACATGTAGCAATCAATTATACAAGGAGTTAACCTGAGTAGTAGGTTAAATGACTTGGTGTGATAGCATGTATGATGTGCCTGTCTGGCATGACGCACCTTTCTGGGGACCTTGAAGAGTCATAACATTACCACATAGGTCCTCTACTGTTGGGTCAAAGGGAGGGGAGCTCATGTAGCCCTTAGCTAATGCAAACACATTGACGGCAGCACACGGGTCTGACAGACGCTAATTGAGCTAAAAGACCTTGCTTTGCCACTTGATCTTAAGGGTCTAGATGGTTAAGTCAACATAGGCAGGAACTGAGGCCAGTTTTCATTTCTTACGCCACTAAAATAATGTAATCTACAGACTCCAAGACCAAAACTCACTCCAgcttctctttcccctcccctttGTCTTCATTTGATTTATCACATGGTCATAATACTGTAACATATTCCATGACTGCCACTGGTAGCTCTACACATGACCAAATCTCAAAATAATAGGGAAACAGTTGATGGTGGTTATTTTGTGGCATAAAGGTCTGACTGAGAGGCTGAGAGAAACTTTGGTCATTGAGTGGCTTTTTATCATCTGTCTACAATATGCTGTATCTaccatccgtctgtctgtctacaatatactgtatctaccatcctgtctgtctgtctacaatatactgtatctaccacTCCTGTCTGTCGTCtagaatatactgtatctaccattctgtctgtctgtctacaatatactgtatctaccatcctgtctgtctgtctagaatatactgtatctaccatcctgtctgtctgtctacaataTACTGATCTACCACCTTCTGTCTGTCTACATATTACTGTATCTAccatcatgtctgtctgtctgtctgtctgtctgtctgtctgtctgtctgtctgtctgtctgtctgtctgtctgtcgtctgtctgtctggtctgtctgtctgtctgtctgtctgtctgtctgtctgtctgcaatatacagtatctaccatcttgtctgtctgtctagaatatactgtatctaccatcctgtctgtctgtctgtctgtctgtctgtctgtctgtctgtctgtctgtctgtctgtctggtctgtctgtctgtctgtctgtctgtctgtctgtctgtctgtctgtctgtctgtctgtctgtctgtctgtctgtctgttctgtaatatactgtatctaccatcctgtctgtctgtctgtctgtctgtctgtctacaatatactgtatctaccatcctgtctctgtctgtctgcctgcctgtctgtcaccTGACTGTAGTCTGTatgctacctgtctgtctgtcggaaATAAAAATACTTAGACATAAATTATTTGAATGGGAGGTGTCCCGTTCGATGTCTGTGAATAAGAGGCTAGACTAATGTGAAAACAATCAGACTGTGAAGTGTAGCGTTTGATCCAGAGTTATAATCATGTTAGTTACGGCATGGTAAACATAGCTGGGCTACAGTCACATTCATCTTATCTGTGTCCAGGGATGAGCTGGACTTGTATCCCAAACCTCACGTTTGTTTGGAGACTCACTACCAGGACTTCTGCTCTGCACTGCAGACAACTAGAAGGTGCAACAGCATATGGAGCCCCAACATATGGAGCCCCACCATATGGAGCCCCAACATATGGAGCCCAGCATATGGAGCCCCAACATATGGAGCCCCAGCATATGGAGCCCCAGCATATGGAGTCCCAGCATATGGAGCCTCACCATATGGAGCCCCAACCATATGGAGCCCCAGCATATGGAGCCCCAACATATGGAGCCCCAGCATATGGAGCCCCGCATATGAGCCCCAACATATGGAGCCCCAACATATGGAGCCCCAACATATGGAGCCCCAACATATGGAGCCCCACCATATGGAGCCCAGCATATGGAGCCCCAACCATATGGAGCCCCACCATATGGAGCCCCAACATATGGAGCCCAGCATATGGAGCCCCAGCATATGGAGCCCCAACCATATGGAGCCCCAGCATATGGAGCCCCAGCATATGGAGCCCCAACATATGGAGCCCCAACATATGGAGCCCCAGCATATGAGCCCAACAATGGAGCCCACCATATGGAGCCCCAGCATATGGAGCGCCACCATATGGAGCCCAGCATATGGAGCCCCAACATATGGACCCCAGCATATGGAGCCCCAGCATATGGAGCCCCAACATATGGAGCCCCACCATATGGAGCCCCAACATATGGAGCCCCAGCATATGGAGCCCCAACATATGGAGCCCCAGCATATGGAGCCCAACATATGGAGCCCCACATATGGAGCGCCAGCATATGGAGCCCCAACCATAGGAGCCTCAGCATATGGAGCCCCAGCATATGAGTaggagtcacctggaatgcatttcaattaacaggtgtgcctcattaaaagttaatttgtggaatttatttcctcttaatgcgtttgagccaatcagttgtgttgtgacaaggtagaggtgtaTCCAGAAAAACCACGTCCATTttatgggaagaacagctcaaataagcaaagagtaacgacagtccatcattacttttagacatgaatgtcagtcaatctggaacatttcaagaactttgaacgtttcttttcaagtgcagtcgcaaaaaccatcaagcgcaatgatgaaactggctctcatgaggtccgccacaggaaaggaagacccagagttacctctggtgcagaggataaggtcattagagttaccagcctgagaattgcagcccaaataaatgcttcacagagttcaagtaacagacacagctcaacatcaactgttcagaggaggctgcgtgaatcaggccttcatggtcgaattgctgcaaagaaaccactactaaaggacccaagaagaagaagagacttgcttgaaccaagaaacatgagcaatggacattagacaggtggaaatctgtcctttggtctgatgagtccaaatttgagatttttggttccaactgccatgtcttgtgagatgcagagtaggtgaacagatgatctctacatgtgtggttcccactgtgaagcattgaggaggaggtgtgatggtgcttgctggtgacactgttgtgatttatttagaattcaaggcacacttaaccagcatggctatcacagcattctgcagcgatacgccatcccatctggtttgcgcttagtgggactataatttgtttttcaacaggacaatgacccaacacacctccaggtgtgtaagggctatttgaccagaaggagagtgatggagtgttgcatccgaTGGCCTAGCCTCCGCAATCacctgacttcaacccaatt
Encoded here:
- the LOC139026717 gene encoding uncharacterized protein; this translates as MGFQRLLMRQGKRDELDLYPKPHVCLETHYQDFCSALQTTRRCNSIWSPNIWSPTIWSPNIWSPAYGAPTYGAPAYGAPAYGVPAYGASPYGAPTIWSPSIWSPNIWSPSIWSPAYEPQHMEPQHMEPQHMEPQHMEPHHMEPSIWSPNHMEPHHMEPQHMEPSIWSPSIWSPNHMEPQHMEPQHMEPQHMEPQHMEPQHMSPTMEPTIWSPSIWSATIWSPAYGAPTYGPQHMEPQHMEPQHMEPHHMEPQHMEPQHMEPQHMEPQHMEPNIWSPTYGAPAYGAPTIGASAYGAPAYE